In Campylobacter porcelli, the sequence ATTTTTCTATGGCTGATTTCATACTAGCATAGACTGCTTCACCCTCTAAACTAAGCGGAGAGGCGATGCTAGAGATATTTACTATACTTCCTTTGCGATTTTTCATCATAATTTTAGCCACCTCTTTGGTAAATAAAAATGTAGTCCTAAAATTAACTCTATATATCTCATCTACCAAATCCAAATTTGTAGTGGCGATATGGTTTAGGGTGGTTGTGCCGATATTATTAATCAAAATATCTACTTTAAATTTACGCCCAATCTCTCTAATCATATCAATTACAGATTTCTCATCATTAGCATCTAATGTGTAATGATGGTAATTAGTGTGATTGATATTTGGGGTATTTCTAGAGCAGCCTATGATGGTATGACCCTCATCTAGATACAATCTAGCAAGAGCATTGCCGATGCCTTTGCTCGTGCCTGTGATGATAAAAACTCTACTCATTTAAAGACTTTTGGATATATCTAGATAGTGAGTTGATATTTATAAATGGCGAAGTTTTTTGGCTCATTGCTTTTTTATCAGATAGGCTAATGTTTTTGCCAAATTTATCATATATCGCCTCTTCAAGCTCCACAACTAGCTCAAGCAGCCCAATACTATCAAATAAAGCATTAGATCTGCCAAAAATATATGAATTTTCATCTACAATAGCATCTTTTTTGATGGTTTTAATCGTTTGAATTATCAAATTTTTAATCTCTATTTGCACGCCAACCCCCCCCCCATATTTGTAAAAATATGCAAAAATTAGTATTAAATTGTATTAAATTTAACCTTTACATATGTTAAAATATATAAAAATAAAAAAGGTTTATATATGAAAAATATAGTTATTTTTGGCACTGGAGCAGCCGGTAGAGCCATACATAGAGCGGTTAATGATAGGGATAATATAGTAGCTTTTATAGATAATAACAAGCAAAAGCAAGGCAGTAAATATATGGATATTCCTATTTATAGCGTTGATGAGATTGTAAAATTGGAATTTGATTATATCTATATAGGTGGGATCTGGGTCGATGAGATGGAGGCTCAGCTTGTAAATTTAGGTCTAAAAGACAAAATCAAGCTTATAGAGGATAGGGATATCTCATTTTCAACCCCTGATAGAGAGCGTTTGACTGATGAGGTTATGCGAATTTTAGATGGGTATTTTAATCAGATTAATATGGATTATTTCATTTGTAACTCTGGGCTTATATCTATATTGCGTAGCAAGGCTTTAAGCGTAGTTAGCGATGTGGATTTATATGTGTTAAAATACAGCGATCTAGAGTATTTAGCTAGGAATTTGCCTGATTTATTAGGTAGTAAGTATCAAGTAAATTTGCGTTATATCCAAGATGATGGCTTAAATCTTAAGGCTGGAGATATAAAGCGAATTACAATTACAAATAGCGATGGGGTGGTTATCGATATTGGATTATTTGATAACTATGGTAAATTCAAGGTTTGCGACTATGATGATGGGAGGTTTTTTTACTTTCCTAATGAGATTTTTGATGGTGGGCTAAAACGCTTAAATTATAAGGATTTTAGCCTAAGCGTGTTAAAAAACTACCACCAATATCTATGCTTTATGTATGGGGATAACTATATAGAAGTCCCAAAAAGATTTAGCTCAAATGACTATTTGAATTTAAAAACCAAATCCGAGCTAGATAGCCTTAATATCTAGCCACTACCCTTACGCAGACGCAACTTTCATCTTTGATGGGGGCAAATTTACTGCTCTCATCAATATAAACTATCTCAAAACCGCTATTTATCAAAGTTTGCCTTAACTCATCAAGCTCTATAAATCTACGATAATGATTATCAAATATAAATGCGTTTTTGCCCACATTCTTACCTAGGCCAAATTTCCCATCGTTTACGCTTCTTGCTTCTATGGCTAAAATTCCATCGCTTTTAAGCAGATTTTTGACATTTTGTATAAAGCCACTTTGGCTACTATCATCTATAGCATGAAGTGTAAATCTACTATAGCAAATATCAAATTTATCGCTAATATCCAAAGAATTGGTAAAATCCCCGCAAATCCATCTGATATTTTTATCCCTATTTTTTAAGCTATTAATGGCGATATTTGAGCTATCAATGGCGGTTACGCTTAGATTATTCTTAGCAAAATAGAGGCTATCTCTACCATTACCACAGCCAAATTCGATTAAATTTACAACGCTTTTATTTTTTATATAATTTTCATAGATGAAATTAGCAAAAAGCGTAGGCGTGGCAATATCTTTGTGTTCGTTTTTATAAAATTCATTCCAATATAGATTATCTCTAATCACATCTATCACCAAAATATATTAAATAGCACCACAGCCCAGACCATCACAGCTAAGCAAATAGAGATAAACACAGCCGCACTACCGCAGTCTTTAGCCACTTTGGCTAGTGGGTGAAAATCCGGACTAACAAGATCCACACACGCCTCAACAGCGCTATTTAAGCACTCCATCGCAAGGATAAACAATAGGCTCACCCCAAGGATAATCATCTGCATATAACTAACTGGCAAAAACCAAATAGCAATAAACAAAGGCAAAATTATAACCACCTCAATGCGAAATGACTTCTCACTACGCCACATAGCTTTTAAGCCGCTTAATGCGTAAATTGCATTATTGTAAAAGTGATATTTTGGTTTCATCGCTCTCCTTTTTAGTCGATTAGGGTGAATTTATCAATGTTGTAATTATATCTTTTTATTATTTAAATCATCTTTGAATATATAAGATATTAAATCTGAGCGAAAGCTCAGCAACCTTAGAAGGCTTTTTCAAAATTTTTAAATTCTTTTCTTTAAGGGACAGGGGAAACTACAATTTGAAAGCCAAAACAGTTTCCCCTATCCCTTAAAAATCCCAACCCCTTCCCAGTTTGGCATTTTTATTTTTACTCCAAATTTTCGCCAAAAACTCCTTCGAGTTTTTTGTTGCGAAAATTTTGCAAAAGCCTTTCAAGGGGTGGCTTACGCCACGGATTTTATAATAAGATTTTTTAAATTTTTAGAAAATTTAAATATCAAATAAACTTTTTTCCTTTTTTAATCTTTAAAGATTAAATTATGTAAAATAAGAATATAATAAAACGCAAAAGCTTGATATAAAAGGTTTTACTATATGGATAATATAAACAATACTAAACAACTATATATTTTTGCTGGAGTGAATGGAAGTGGCAAAAGCACATTTTATATTAATCAACTTTTAAAAAATGATTTTTATGGCTATAGGGTAAATAGCGATGAGTTAGCAAAAGAATTAGGCAATTACGAAAGTCCATATATACAAAATAAAGCAGGTAAATTGGCTATTGCTATGAGAAATAAATTTTTAAATAGCGGTGCTAGTTTTAATCTTGAGACTACACTTAGTGGAAAAGGAATTGTCAAATTTATAAAATTAGCCAAAAACAAAGGTTATAATATCACACTTTTTTATATAGGTTTAAAAAGCGTTGAAATATCTAAAAAAAGAGTAGCAATCAGAGTAAGCAAAGGCGGACATAATATCGATAATACAACTTTAGAAAGGAGATTTGGACAAAGTTTTGATAACCTAAAAGAGATACTTGGGGTATGTGATAAAATCTATTTTTATGATAATAGCAGTGAAATTCTAGATGACAAAGAGCAAACCCTATCAAATGCCAAATTAGTAGCATTTAAGCAAAATGGAGAATTTTCTATTATAAAAGATAGCTATGCTAATAAAATCATCGCTCAATACTATTTTTAACTTCGCAGTGGAGCAAAGCCCCACTTTGCGACCAAAGTTTAGCACTTTGGAAACGCACTAAAGTTATCTATCCGACAAATGCGGATGAAATTATGGTTTAACTTCGCCGCACGAGCTAAGCCCAGCTTAAGGGCAAGGAGCTACGCTCCCTTGACCCACCTCTTGTGCTTTGCACTCTCTTTGAGAAAGTCCCTACTTCGCAGGGTAACCCTATTTTAACTTCACGACAAATTTATAAAATAAAAATGCCAAACTGGGAAGGGGTTGGGATCTTAAGGGATAGGGGAAATTATTTTTAACTTCGCAGGTCAGCAAAACCAGCGAATGCGACCCCGAAGGGGTGGTTTCTGTAAAACCGACCTTTGCGACAAAATTTTCGCAAAAGCAAAATAACCTAAATGGTTGTTTTACGGCGAAAATTTGGAATGTAACCCTTGACCCACCTAAAGCCCCACAAGTGGGGTACCCCATTTATAGGGACTTTAGTATTTGCTACTTTAGCACGGACTTTGGTTTTTATTCCAAATTTTCGCCAAAAACTCCTTCGAGTTTTTTGTTGCGAAAATTTTGTGCGTTAAAAGTAGGTAAAAATAGTTTCCCCTGTCCCTTAAAGAAAAAAAATTAAAACTTTGCTAACAAAGAAATTCTTTTTATTTTTAAGTGGGAAGGGGGACGCTTTTTGGCAGACGCTACCCCTTCCCCCTTAACAACCCCTATCCCCTTGTAAAAGCCTTCTAATGTTGCTGAGCTACGCTCAGGTTTAATATGGCTTTTTATAAAATAAAAATGCCAAACTGGGAAGGGGTTGGGATTTTTAAGGGATAGGGGAAACTGTTTTGGCTTTCAAATTATAGTTTCCCCTGTCCCTTAAAGAAAATTTTCGCAACAAAAAACTCGAAGGAGTTTTTGGCGAAAATTTGGAATAGCAAAGAATTCTTTTCTTTTTAAGTGGGAAGGGGAACGCTTTTTGGCAGTTGAGTGGTGCAATAGTCAAACGATACTAACTATCGTTTGACGGCACTACGAAACATAAGAGCGAAGCTACCTTGCCCTTCCCCCTTAAAATTATTTTAACTTCGCACGGCAACAAGTCGCCGTTTGCGACAAGGAGCTACGCTCCCTTGACCCACCTAAAGTTATCCATCCGACAAATGCGGATGAAATTATAGTTTTACTTCGCAGGTCAGCAAAACCAGCGAATGCGACCCCGAAGGGGTGGTTTCTGTAAAGCCGACCTTCACTACAAAATTAAATATTATCTATGAGCCGATTACTCCGCCATCTTTTTTGCGTATTTGGACTATTGTGCTGCGTGGAGTGGAACTTTTGCCATTTGGGTAGTGGCTATTTGCTAGATTTTCTCCTGGGTGCTGGATACCTACAAACATAGTTGTATAATCACTATTAAAGGCAATTCCAGTAATCTCACAAGCGATTGGACCAGTTAGAAATCTTCTTACTTGCGCTGTGATAGGATCAGCACATAGCATTTGGTTATTTCCCATCCCTTCGTAATCATCTTTATTAGAGTATTTACCATCAGTTTGTATCCAAAGTCTGCCAAATTTATCAAATTTCAATCCATCTGGGCTATTAAACATATTTTCTACATTTATATTGCTCGTTCCTTTTCTTAAATCATTTGGATATTTAAGCGGATTTCCAGCAAGTAAAAATATATCCCATCTAAAGCTTATGCTTGTGTGATCGCCTTTAGGGTGCCATCTGATGATATGGCCGTAGATATTTTTATTTCTTGGGTTTGATGCGTTTGTTTGGGTGCGTTTGGTGTTATTAGTAAGTGTAGCGTAGATATATTTACCATTAGGATCAGCAGCTATCCACTCTGGTCTATCCATAGGAGTAGCGCCAACTACACTAGCAGCCAATCTAGCATGGATTAATACATCTCCTTGATTATAAAAGCCATTTGTCTCATCTAAACCATTTTTGCCATACTCTAAGGCTACCCACTCTCCTACCCCTTCAAAATCCTTTGTATCTATAAATTTAGCTGCGTATAGGGTGCCTTCGTTTAGAATATCCCTATTTGGCTTATTTGGGTTGTATTTAGCCTTGCTAACAAATTTATATATAAACTCATTAGCCTCATCATCTCCCATATATACCACGATTTTACCATCTTTGGCTATTACTACTTCAGCATTTTCGTGCTTAAATCTCCCTAAGGCGGTGCGTTTGATTGGTGTGGAATTTGGATTATATGGGTCGATTTCTACTACCCAGCCAAAGCGATTTGGCTCATTTTCGTTTTTAGCTATATCAAATCTCTCATCTAATTTCCACTCATAATTCTCGCCTTTGATACTAAGCCCGTAGCGTTTTTGCGATGGATTAAATGCGTAATTCTCATCGCTTGAGCCAAAGAAATCATCAAAATTCTCCTCACAAGTAAGATATGTCCCCCAAGGAGTCTTGCCACTAGCACAGTTATTAATCGTTCCAAGCACCCTTACTCCACTCTTATCGGCTCTTGTTTTTAATAGCTTATGACCTCTAGCCGGACCTTGTATATCTATAGGTGTCCCAGCTGTGATTTTGCGATTATATGGTGAGTCTAGCACAACGCTAAAAAACCCATCTTGGTTTTTAGCTATCTCAAATATACTCACACCCATTGAGTTTTGCTCGTAATAAACATCATCTAAGCTCATATTTTTACCTTGATGGTTAAACATTATTTCTGGATTTATATACTCATTATTCACAGCTAAAATCGCACGATTTTCATCTATATCAAACCACGCCATACCATCAGTATTATCTCCAAAAGTTAGCTTGGCATTTTCAACTGCGTTTTTATCAATTATCTTATTTTCATCAAATGGCGTTGCCTTGCTAAATAGCGGATCTGCCCAGCTAATGAGCTTTCTAACCTCATATCCATCTGGGACGATTACCTTATCTTGAGTGCTAGGTGGGACTTGCTTAAAGCCAATTAAAGGCTTATTTACATTAGCACTAATACCACTAGGCATAAATATCCCAGCATAAGCTAGCGCACCGCAAGTTGCTTGTAAAAAATCTCTTCTTTGCATTTAAAACTCCATTAATAAATTGTGATGGAATTATAAAATTAGCTTGTAAAATTTCTATGTTATTTTGGTTAAAAATATGTAAAATTTAGTAATTAATAAAATTAAATTTATCTAGCAAGATTGGTATGTGGTTTTGAGCTTTAATCACACTAGGATTAGGTAGATTGGCTCTACCCCCCCCCATATTATTTGAATTTTGCTCTAAGATTATTTTATTAAAGCTCTCTTTTGGGTTGGTTTCATTAAACAAAAAGTCAATAATACCTAAATATGGTATGAAATTTTTACCTTTTTGATTATATGCTGGGTGGGTGAAATTTAGATACTCTATATCGATTTTACTATTTGCGAAAATGTCCATTGAGTGCTTGGTTTGTAAGTAGCTTTTAGATCCTTGTGATGACAGGTATGAAGCTGCTTTTAAATCTTGGCAAATTCTAAGTAGTAGCTCCTCTCTTTTTGCGTTACTTTGAGATAGCTGGCTGGATTTGTAAATCGGCGTTTTAATATCCAAATCTTGCATAAATTTGGTTATTAGGCTTATATTTAAATCTGCTAGGCTCTCACACTGCATAATTGCACTGCTTAAAATTTGAAAATAATAATCAAAATTTACACTCTTTTTATAAGCGTGGTATATGGTGTTTAATATTTTTTTACGCCATTTATCTTCAGATAAAAGCTTTATATCGCTTATTTTGGTGGTTTGGGCGGTTTTTTGAGTGGATAGGGATATGGTAAATTCCCTATCATTTAGCTTAATTTTGTTTCTACTTTGCCAACTTCGTCTCTCAAATTGCACACTATCTAAAAATACAAATTTATCAACGCTATTTATCATATAAAAATAGCCCAACCAAGGCAAAAAGGTAGGCTGCATAATGGCTATTTTCAAGATATTTTCCCATAAATTACAATATCGCTATCATTTATTATATGATTATTTTTCATCAAATTTTGGTTTTCGTAAGTT encodes:
- a CDS encoding SDR family NAD(P)-dependent oxidoreductase, whose translation is MSRVFIITGTSKGIGNALARLYLDEGHTIIGCSRNTPNINHTNYHHYTLDANDEKSVIDMIREIGRKFKVDILINNIGTTTLNHIATTNLDLVDEIYRVNFRTTFLFTKEVAKIMMKNRKGSIVNISSIASPLSLEGEAVYASMKSAIEKFTQISAKEFGYYGIRINALGVSPTKTNLIKALPKDKLDSLLSKLIIKDYCEFEDIKNGVDFLISDKSRFITAQTIYLGGVC
- a CDS encoding nucleoside-diphosphate sugar epimerase/dehydratase, whose translation is MKNIVIFGTGAAGRAIHRAVNDRDNIVAFIDNNKQKQGSKYMDIPIYSVDEIVKLEFDYIYIGGIWVDEMEAQLVNLGLKDKIKLIEDRDISFSTPDRERLTDEVMRILDGYFNQINMDYFICNSGLISILRSKALSVVSDVDLYVLKYSDLEYLARNLPDLLGSKYQVNLRYIQDDGLNLKAGDIKRITITNSDGVVIDIGLFDNYGKFKVCDYDDGRFFYFPNEIFDGGLKRLNYKDFSLSVLKNYHQYLCFMYGDNYIEVPKRFSSNDYLNLKTKSELDSLNI
- a CDS encoding class I SAM-dependent methyltransferase, which produces MIDVIRDNLYWNEFYKNEHKDIATPTLFANFIYENYIKNKSVVNLIEFGCGNGRDSLYFAKNNLSVTAIDSSNIAINSLKNRDKNIRWICGDFTNSLDISDKFDICYSRFTLHAIDDSSQSGFIQNVKNLLKSDGILAIEARSVNDGKFGLGKNVGKNAFIFDNHYRRFIELDELRQTLINSGFEIVYIDESSKFAPIKDESCVCVRVVARY
- a CDS encoding diacylglycerol kinase, whose translation is MKPKYHFYNNAIYALSGLKAMWRSEKSFRIEVVIILPLFIAIWFLPVSYMQMIILGVSLLFILAMECLNSAVEACVDLVSPDFHPLAKVAKDCGSAAVFISICLAVMVWAVVLFNIFW
- a CDS encoding zeta toxin family protein, yielding MDNINNTKQLYIFAGVNGSGKSTFYINQLLKNDFYGYRVNSDELAKELGNYESPYIQNKAGKLAIAMRNKFLNSGASFNLETTLSGKGIVKFIKLAKNKGYNITLFYIGLKSVEISKKRVAIRVSKGGHNIDNTTLERRFGQSFDNLKEILGVCDKIYFYDNSSEILDDKEQTLSNAKLVAFKQNGEFSIIKDSYANKIIAQYYF
- a CDS encoding PhoX family protein, with the protein product MQRRDFLQATCGALAYAGIFMPSGISANVNKPLIGFKQVPPSTQDKVIVPDGYEVRKLISWADPLFSKATPFDENKIIDKNAVENAKLTFGDNTDGMAWFDIDENRAILAVNNEYINPEIMFNHQGKNMSLDDVYYEQNSMGVSIFEIAKNQDGFFSVVLDSPYNRKITAGTPIDIQGPARGHKLLKTRADKSGVRVLGTINNCASGKTPWGTYLTCEENFDDFFGSSDENYAFNPSQKRYGLSIKGENYEWKLDERFDIAKNENEPNRFGWVVEIDPYNPNSTPIKRTALGRFKHENAEVVIAKDGKIVVYMGDDEANEFIYKFVSKAKYNPNKPNRDILNEGTLYAAKFIDTKDFEGVGEWVALEYGKNGLDETNGFYNQGDVLIHARLAASVVGATPMDRPEWIAADPNGKYIYATLTNNTKRTQTNASNPRNKNIYGHIIRWHPKGDHTSISFRWDIFLLAGNPLKYPNDLRKGTSNINVENMFNSPDGLKFDKFGRLWIQTDGKYSNKDDYEGMGNNQMLCADPITAQVRRFLTGPIACEITGIAFNSDYTTMFVGIQHPGENLANSHYPNGKSSTPRSTIVQIRKKDGGVIGS
- a CDS encoding WbqC family protein; its protein translation is MQPTFLPWLGYFYMINSVDKFVFLDSVQFERRSWQSRNKIKLNDREFTISLSTQKTAQTTKISDIKLLSEDKWRKKILNTIYHAYKKSVNFDYYFQILSSAIMQCESLADLNISLITKFMQDLDIKTPIYKSSQLSQSNAKREELLLRICQDLKAASYLSSQGSKSYLQTKHSMDIFANSKIDIEYLNFTHPAYNQKGKNFIPYLGIIDFLFNETNPKESFNKIILEQNSNNMGGGRANLPNPSVIKAQNHIPILLDKFNFINY